tgaggtcgttttattTCTGTGGTTGTTTGTTTCTCTTACAGCTGGAGATTCACATTTTACCTTCTTGCTTTCTTTGCTGGCCTAGGTGTTCTCATCGACGTGAGTATATCCTCAGACGAAAGGGCTCCTTTTTTTACATCTCTGTGGCTTGTTGATGTGTTTAAAGCAACACTGTGTAGTTATTCCGGACTTATAATGATTCCGAGATCATAATGATTGCTTATTAACTTGTAACATTGTGGGAGGTacatctggggtgcgtttctcgaaagcgtagttgttagccagttagcaacttcgatggttgtcaatgggaaattgcattgcaaacaacaaagtagctaatgtagttagcagctatggtttcgagaaatgcacccctgatttgctACCCACTATGGGCTATAACATCACTAAGCACGTTTGAATGATACAGCCAGTATCGCCAGGTTCCCTAGTTCGAATGACAGACAATCATGCTTCTAACTTGTAGGCGACAGAAGAGGAATAGCTGCTCAATGTTGCTTTACTATCCCTTGTTATACATGCTGGACCATCTcgctacagtggttcccaaacttttaatGCTGCGACCCCATTTTGGAATATCtttgcaacccccaccccccatattccAAACATCTATTTGTTTGGTGTTGCAAAATGTTAATTTTAATTCACAGGAAAAGCGAATATTGTTAATCGTACAAGTGAATTgagttactaaccaatttatggaattatgttaggtTAGGTGTTAACCTATGTCAGGTGTTTACTTATGTTTATGTTCATTTTAATTCACAGGAAAAGCGAATATTGTTAATTGTACAAGTGAATTgagttactaaccaatttatggaattatgttaggtTAGGTGTTAACCTATGTCAGGTGTTTACTTATCTCTTacttatcaccccccccccccccaccctaagggtcctgacccccagtttgggaaccactgatctattgtTGTATGATGTGCTCTGAATTGACGTATGAAGCAGtgccatcatcatctctctcttgtcttctgtctgtccgtccgtttCCAGAAACCCTGGTTTTATGAAAAAGAGGAGATGTGGAAAGACTTCCCTAAAATGGTGAGCCGATAGCCGTCATTGTCAGTGTTCATTCatgagaggtggtggaggtgcattcacactatcgcctaatgattctcacagttcttaactgggtgctgaatcccacataaaccataaatgaatgagtgaaggacagcactcttcggATTTTTTCTTAGTTcattcgcccacaaacgttttTGGCAGAGCCTTTCTTTAGCGTGCAATGGCGATTTTTTTgaatatgtttttatttatttgttttgtcttgttcccCTTCCCCCTGTATGCAGCCCCTGATAGAGTCCCAGTACTGGTACTACATGATCGAGCTGGGATTCTACCTGTCCCTTCTCTTCAGCGTGGCTTCAGACGTCAAGCGCAAAGTAAGTGCTGGCTCAGACAAAGTGAAAGAAAATTCTGTATTTTAATAGTCTGTGATTTAGAACTATACTTTTCGGTCTTCTGAGGTCAGTGGGTTGAAtcaacaaaagtaggcctacaaccgaTTATCCACGTATCCACAGGCACAGCTATGAATGTCTTACCTTACTGTTGGTCGTCTGGGGATAGCTGAGGATTTGCATTTGTTTGAGGGGTCTTGTGTCTTATAAAGACGTCAAGGCCTGGCCTAGTTTAAGAGTTAATTTGTGATGACGTATCTGGTTGTGTAGACTAAATTTGAGAAGCTCTGTTATCATGACGTTAAAGCTGCatgactgggacacacacacacacacacacacacacacacacacacacacacacacacacacacacacacacacacacacacacacacacacacacacacacacacacacacacacacacacacacacacacacacacacacacacagagttaactgACAACATATTGAAGTGTGAGACTGTTACTTCCCCCTCTTTGGCGCTGCAAGctgctgtgtgtctatgtgtgtgagaggcTGATAGTGCTGTTTTAACGGGAGTTAATGTGTCACTTGGCACCTGAACAGAACGGCTACTCCAGCTGATAGTTcatgcacagcacaacaccactgacatatacacacacacactacaattagCAGTATTATCACGTTTACGTTGGTGCACACTGGTTTAAATAGTAAAGATCCCCCATCAACGCAAATTGAACATGGGGACAAGCATTAAAAACAACCAGTGTGCACCAACGTAAACGTGATAATACTGctaattgtagtgtgtgtgtgtatatgtcagtGGTGTTGTCttcgagagaaaaaaaatcacaaacttCTATAACCTCAtacatggcctagtggttaaggaggtggccttaaacatcagagggttgccggttcaaagcccatccttacctctccctacacctccacctatggttgaagtgccctagagcaaggcacccaaccccacattgcttcagggactgtaaccaataccctgtaaaataactctaagtcactttggataaaaaagcatctgttaagtctaatgtaatgtaatgtagtgtagtatatTCCACTGGGAATGCAGATGATTCCCTTTCCATATcctcttttttgttttgattgGCTTCCCCCTCCTCTACCTGCATCCATAATCCTCGAGCACCACTGTTCTGGCACCAGagtccttgcacacacacacgcgcacacgcgcacacgcgcacacacgcacacacacacacacacacacacacactttcagtcaTTCACCTACCTGCCTAATCTGATCCTGGGTCTGTGGAATGTGTACTGAGTGTGGGGGACTGTGTTTACACTGCCACAGAGGAGGTGCCAGAGCAGCAGCAAGCCTGTCGATAGCAGaaattctgcctctctctctctctctctctctctctctctctctctctctctctctctctctctctctctctctctctctctctctctctctctctctctctctctctctctctctctctctctcttcaccttctctctctctctctctctcctcaccttctctctctctctctctctctctctctctctctctctcacacaccttctctctctctctaccccaccccTCCATGCCAGCAGAGCAATGTCCACTGGATCTCTGGTCTTATCTCCATccgaaggaaaaaaacaaactgtTTCTAAGAATCTCCTTTTAAATAAATGAGTCTCTCCTGCCAGTGTCGAGGGGAGAATGAGATTGGAGGTTGTCGAGCAGAGTCTTTTTTCTGTTACACTTTTTATCCACACGTTTCCCCCTAAGATCTTGTTAAAACCACTATAaactgccagtctgtctgtctgtctgtctgtctgtctgtctgtctgtttctctctctctctctttctctccctctctctctctacctctcaatGCCAACCTGTTTGAGCAgctctgagagagaaaaaagaacgtCTGAGCTGAGTTTGGAGGGAAGTCAACACGAGCGAGCAGgcagtcaaacaaacaaacagtcaggAAGCCCTGCCTcctctttttattcatttatttatttaaccccttaatgcgcgccgtacctccagtggcacgctgtaatagacattgaaatgtaactaccatagcactacaatactatgacacaagacaggccctttagtaatgcaccacgacttggtcattaccatactggtaacaacaaatttatgaagccgcgtcttaaggggttaagtgttTTTTGCTTCAAGGCTAGCCCTTGTTAGCTCAGACTACATTATCCGGTGTTTGGTGAATGCCTCTTCATTGAATTGTTGGATCTGATTAAAGCGTTTGCTTGCTTTGTGTCACTCAGCCCCTGTCATTGTGGTTTGGTAAAAGTGGCTTTTAGCCTAGCTGCAAAGGAGGTTTGTGTCGGGGGAAGttagtcatttgtgtgtgtgtgtgtgtgtgtgtgtgtgtgtgtgtgtgtgtgtgtgtgtgtgtgtgtgtgtgtgtgtgtgtgtgtgtgtgtgtgtgtgtgtgtgtgtgtgtgtgtgtgtgtgtgtgtgtgtgtgtgtgtgtgtgtgtgtggtgtgtgtgtgtgtgtgtgtgtgtgtgtgtgtgtgtgtgtgtgtgtgtgtgtgagagagagagagagagacaggatgtgGCTGAAGTGTCCTCTTTTGTGTGCCGTGAACTTTGCACCTGTGGCTGCTCCCAACGGATTTCATTATGTCTTCAagactggagagagagtgagagtgagagagagagagagagagagagagagagagagcaagtaagctagagagagagagagagagagagagagcaagtaagctagagagaaggagatggagagagagacagagagagagagagagagagagagcaagcaagcaaggtagagagaaggagatggagagagaaagacatggagagatAAGTAGTGCGacagtggagaaagaggagggggagagggaggtcgagagagaaagagagttgaggatgagatggagagagagagaagagatggagagagacagcggagtggagagaaggagatggagagagggaagagagaggcatagaaataaccagactgaagagtttgaggaggagagacaaagaaagaaagtgcaCAAGCAAAagggtgagaaagggagagagaggcagtggaggtaacaacagacagacagacagagagagagggagggagggaaggagagagagggagagagtgggagggagggagggagagagtgggagggaaggACTAACCTTCCTCAAACACAGTCAGGTCTGGCTCTAATAGGAAATGTAGTCATCGGtcaactgtctgtgtctgtgtctgtgtctgtgtgtgtgtgtgtgtgtgtgtctgtgtctgtgtctgtgtctgtgtctgtgtctgtgtctgtgtgtgtgtgtgtgtgtgtgtgtgtgtgtgtgtgtgtgtgtgtgtgtgtgtgtgtgtgtgtgtgtgtgtgtttgtgtgtgtgtgtgtgccaaactgAGTCACCGAGAGGGAACCTTGTGCAAGTCTCTTGTGTAAGAGAAGACTTCCTTTAAAGTATCTGTGGCAAGACGTACACGCCAATCctgggcttggtgtgtgtgcgcgcgtgcgttcatTCATTCTAGATTTTATATGACACACACCCTCGTATTTGCTTAACTTCCCCAACCAACTGAACTGACGTTTGAACTCATTCAGGTTATGGTACTCGgacacacttgcactcacacttgcacgcacgcatgcatgcatgcactgacacattacagtcagtcagtcagtcagtcagtcacacacacacacacacacacaaacatcaaggTACTGTGTTGTCTGATCGACCTCTTCAACATGTGTAGAGTGTAGAGGAGGGCGAAACTGATATGTAGATCAATAAGGACAAAGAGGGTTTTTGGCACAAGGATTTGTTTTCTACAGTTTTGTAAAATTGCATAGTGTATTGATATTGTGTTCAACGTCAATATGTTAAATAtgactcttctctccctctttttcctcctccactctctccctttctctcccctcttttctctcccctctgttctctctctctctctttctttccgtctctgtctcggtctgtctgtgtctctgcctctctgtctgtctgtctgtctgtctgtctgtctctctctctctctctctctctctctctctctctctctctctctctctctctctctctctctctctctctctccctctctctccctctctctccctctcttcacatcAGGATTTTAAGGAGCAGATTGTCCACCACGTGGCCACCATTCTCCTCATCAGTTTCTCCTGGGTGGTGAACTATATCCGTGCGGGGACCATGATCATGCTCATCCACGACGCCTCCGACTACCTCCTGGAGGTGAGCTCCTCCTCCAAGACCTATGACCTTGTaaagtggttctcaaagtgtggtccggggaccactggtggtccgtgaggggatttttaCTTTTCGAAGACAGgttagcaataggctatatttgtaacattgcaaagctaaacatagctgaagttatATTTTCACCACCATGAGAGGGGCTTGTAATGAGAAAAAAGACAGTGatttgcatcgaaattagcagtgtccagttagcaaccgtcaactgttaattcagatgacaggtggtccctgaacatttttgagggtacaaagtggtcctcggtctgaaaaagtttgagaaactctGACCTAgtatgaccagggctctaaattaaaaccAGTCAACTGGCGAAACTGGCTAGTGaaattttcagtttggctagtagataaaaccaacttactagccactttgacccattagtgagtgtgtgtttggctagtaagattaaacttcgactttttttgcacacctcagctggcaggtgcgtcggagatggcccatgggtcactcagcaacaacttagaaactcccgcacactgaccatttcgctgttctttttggctggtgatgaaaaaagtgactTTACCTGCCTATGACCTATGACCAGTGATGGGTCACATTAGATGTTGCTATTTTTCGAGGTCTGGCATTACATTTCACGTACCTGGCATTACATTTCGCCTGGGCACAGTGTATGAAAACAAAGATACCCCCAGACAGTTTTCCTTGAGATCAGTCTTTTACCAGCACTGGCAAGGTGGCAAAAAGGGATGCTACAATAGCCAGATTGCACCTGGTGTAGGCTATGCACTCTGCATAAGATACCATGATCCATCCATGAGCAATGATAAGTTGTGGCTCAGAAAAAGTCCTGAAAAAAGTCCATAAAAACAACAATGTTGGAATTTTGGAAAATATGAAAATTCCAAAATGTAAGTGAAATGCAGTTACAATCCAGAGCcacatgacctggttttacctgcccaATTAAAGAGGTGGAAACCTTGTTGAATTGGAAAGGTGAAACCAGATCTTTTTTTCTGTCGAGACTGTGGCTTTTGCCTAAACAGAAAGTACTCCGTTGTCTGCACCTCAGAATGATCTAGAGTTGGGTACACTCTCTTAAAAAATGATGAATAGGCTCAGAGGTCATCACGGAACGCTGGTGTCTAGTAGCATGGGGAAACCCAGGCTACTTTGCACAGGCATTCTGTTATCACCTGTGAGATTGTCTGGCGTTAACCAGGCAAGGTGTCTAAAGACCCTCGACTCTAAGCTGGCCATGTCATGTCACAAATGTGTCGTACAGCCATGGATGCCATCTCAGATGAAGAAATGGCCCGGAGAGTTATAGCACTGTTTCATCTCGCCACAAAGGTGTTCACATAGTTCATGAAATGGAACAGAGATTCTTgcctttttggggggggtgtcTCCATAACCTGCAAGTTCTGCCATATTTGGCCACATATGGGCATATTTCGGTCATTTAGGAGTTATTCAGGAGACCGTGTCTGCCGCACCTTCTGCTATTGCGACTTGCAGTATTTGGTGTGTTTACAGTGGACTCAGAGGTGCCTTTCACCTTGATGTTGACGAACCTATGAAATGATTTTGGTTCAAAGGTTTACGATAGAGTGATTTTGCATACCTCTGTACTTCAACGGGCGCACCACTAACCAAGGTCCATTCAAAAGTGTACGCAAaatcccacacccacacacacacacatacacacacacacacacacacacacacacacacacacacacacacacacacagacacacacacacattgtccactCCAACCACTGCATGAACACAGCAGATGCATGTGGAATGGATGGTGTGTAGGATTTTGACTAGAAGGTTCAAAGATCAAAGGAACCTGCGGAACCTCCATAACGGTATAGTGTtcctttaatgcaggggtggggaacctgtcttgagggctgtttgcggcccttgagggccgttttatccggcccccgatataatttcaatgttatgcagtgtcacgtgaaatatgacatatttcgtaaaagggcagtcatgggtgagcggttagggcatcagacttgcatcccagaggttgccggttcgactcccgacctgccaggttggtggggggagtaatcaaccagtgctctcctccatcctcctccatgactgaggtaccctgagcatggtaccgtcccaccgcactgctccccatggggcgccactgagggctgcccccttgcacgggtgaggcataaatgcaatttcgttgtgtgcagtgtgcagtgttcacttgtgtgctgtggtgtgctgtgtcacaatgacaatatgggagttggagtttcccaatgggctttcgctttcactttcactaaaagAATCTtcgaaaatgcatttgcaatacagttaatttatgttcaggggacctagagaaggtggggtctgttttacaggtagctgccttcaatataggccaagagtgaagggggaaatcctggtttgtgttcacagtccggtcctcggaggacttttacggccttcaggtgaatttgaagtggcccttcgaatgaaaaaggctccccacccctgctttaatggGTCTCGTTAACATGTAAAGCGATCAGGTAAAAAAGGAATAAAGTCCGCAAACATTGCTTGTCTTCTGTAAAAATGTAATAGCAAGAgtgcaaccagagagagtagagagagagagaggttccattggcccattgtttccgggttctattattgcaagggggagggggggaaatccccctttaggcagacctaaggactgttctattcaatgctaggagtattatgacacgcccctttaggcagaccggaacctggtcatgttaggtgcccatagtaacctattacattggcatatctctatatacttaaagaatctctggtgcaacgtttcgaccttcaggtcttcaacCTTTGCCTGATGGGCCTTTTGCCTTTTgccgggtgggatgtgcacacatctactcttcTGAACGTGTAAAACTATGCCCTAGTCATAAGGCTGTGCTACTCATGCTTGCCTGGCTGCCATGGGTTAATGGGCATGTTCATGCGCAGCAGGCAGCCCTGCTGGTAGGTAATTGATATGCCCTCTCACGTCATAGCAAAACTCCTGGAGATAAGCAGAGCGAGTACACAATAGTGGCACCGCTAAGCTAACCACCCAGGAATTCACCCCTCTCGTGCAGGTGCTAGTGTTTGGCTTGTCTTGGCTTGGTCATGTTGCCGTTGGGATTGGGAAACTTTGGAATAGTTGAAATGGTTTCACTATGATTATGGATGCACCAATGAAATGCAGATAGGGAAATAAAGTTGAATAGAACGATGGAGGTTTTGTAATGGAGCTAACCCTTCAATGTAATGCTAATGTTCTTTAGTAATGTACATGCAAATGTAcatgcttgaataatggtcatatacacatattaaatgtttgaataatgtgtcaaaataggcctacgttacgtcactatgcagtatcttgtcgtcgtcgttagatcagggaaaaaagttcaggcctaggattttttttcactatcacccctgcatgcCGTTTCAAGCGACACAAAAGGAATCTTAAATCGAATGGACTGAAATGAGCTGGCACATTATACAGTAGGCCGCCAGCTATGTATACTTacacgcagggctctaaattaacacgcgCCAAacccgccaaatgcgggtgaaatgtcattttggctagtagaaaaaatcatcctcTAGCAGGTGTTGCATATTCAGCTGGTTCTGTGCAAGTATTTAGAATGAAGAGTGAAAATCTTAGAATGTTTATTGACCAACCACTTCACAGAGAAGGAATTCCCAGAAGAGTTCTATTCCAAGAACAAGGTTAAGTTATAAACCTAGCTAAATTGGAAGTGGTACACCCGTTAATAGTTAGTCCACCAGTGTCATTTAGCTAAGATTttcttagatgatttaccactgccTCAATGGTAATTTAACCTAGTTTACTCTTTAGCgtggttcttggaatactctccAGTTGTTGAGTAGGCCTAGTGACTCAGCAGTGGGCAGGTTAACTGCTGTCTGAGATGTGCTTGCTGAGGAGactcagagccgtatataaagatttatatacggctctgaggAGACCAGAGTTATACTGCCATCTAGGGGCTCAAAGAGGCATCTGCTGAGAGTTAATCATTCTGAATCTTTCCATAGTTCGAGTCAATACAACAATACCATAGTAGTAATAGTCAAATAGATGTAATGATGATAGTTGTGGGTTACTATGGTGCGGCAAACTCCCCAGTCCCCACACATGGGCCTGCATGCACACGGGGACCCGGGTGTGAGCCCAGCCTGCTGGGTCATGTGACATGTCCCAGGCAGCCCTACGTCCTAACctgcctctttttcctcctctcataCTCTCGACTGCCCTATATTCAatgaagacacaaacaaacaaccattaCAAATAGTTGTGTATTTTTTGTTTAATGGAATTAACATGTATATgaatccccctcccctctctcccccaagtTGTTTTGAACGTTTTAGTATGTATTGATCCTACTTAATCAATATATGGTTATTGGTTTTGTAAATTTAATATGAATATTTTCTATCTGCATTgaccatgatatagccatagtgGCTAAACTGTCAATaaacaaaaactctctctctctctctctctctctctttctctttctctctctctctctctctctctctctctctctctctctctctctctctctctctctctctctctctctctctctctcgtctacaGTCAGCTAAGATGTTCAACTATGCCGGCTGGAGGAACACCTGTAACTACATCTTCATCGTGTTTGCCATGGTCTTCTTCATCACACGCCTCATCCTCTTCCCCTTCTGGTgaggaaacattacattacagtacatttcattacacttagctgacggtttaatccacttacagttatttgaagaacagggtattggttacagtccctggagcagtgtggggttaggtgccttgctcaagggcacttcagccatggagtgggttagggagtggaagggtgggattccaaGCTGCAATCCTCCGAACTAAAGCTcatcattcaattcaattcaattcttttattaagggatagccccttgaaatgttccatctctttttctttaGTGCTTCTTCAGAATAGTTAATTAATATATTTTGTATTCATATATTTTCAATGCAGTGCTGTGTATTTGTTTTTCTATGTCCTCAACCTGATTTACatctaggcctgtcacgatagcaaattttgctggacgataaattgctcacgaaattattgcgataaacgaTAATAGTAGGTGGGTTTACATGAAGTCCTCTAATCCGATTAGAAAAGGAATAAGTGCTTAATCGGAATAGAAAAACTCTTGTAAACGCCCTGATCCGATTAGATTTTCTCATCCGATTAGATTTCTGATCGGAATAGATAAGGTGGTGTATTCTGTTCATATTCTGATTAGGTGCCCATGTATACTGTGATCGGAATATATCGGTGATATATAATGAAAATGGGATAGAAATGCCaatacaccctttctaattttgaaagtgtgcagggggtgctagatagaggggtagatagagagatagacaaggtagacagactgaaaattaaaagtacaccaacgtttaagcatcattgcgctgagtgaaatgtgcctatcgatattcagtctaaaagagagtgacgaggaaaacaaagaagcatgcaattacttattgtggcaaaaaagtgatcatgcttgtaaaaacttattgtacgatatattgacttattgaatattgtgacagccctattTATATCTATTGAAACATTgacatcatttcactacaatgtggtgtttgtatgtgttgtttaTGGCAGGATAATGCACGCCACCATCGTGTACCCCCTTCTTTAGTGCTTCTTCAGAATAGTTCATTAATATACTTTGTATCAATATATTttcagtgcagtgctgtgtgtttttatgtttctATGTCTTCAACCTGGTTTACATCTATTGAAACATTgacatcatttcactacaatgtggtgtttgtatgtgttgtttaTGGCAGGATAATGCACGCCACCGTCGTGTACCCCCTCGCCATCTACCCCACCTTCTTCGGCTACTATTTCTTCAACGGCCTCCTCATGGTGCTGCAGTGTCTCCACATCTTCTGGTTCCTGCTCATCCTGCGCATGGCCATCAAGTTCCTTCCTGGAAACGTGAGTCATCCGCACCAATGAGGGGCACTCTGGTGTCCCCAAGCCCTCCTCCCATTGGTAGATTTATTGGGCTTTGAATCAGATGCTTAAAAGGAACATGACTTGGCGTGACATGACGTGTTGAGGGTAATTTAATGTACACAGGGGTAACCAACCTCTCGAGCAATCTACTGTTCAATATTTAGTAATACAAAATATTTACACgataatgtaatgataataataaccaGCTTAATCCAGTATATTCATCGTATGGAGTTTCTGTGCAGCATTACAAAATGGCAGAATGCCAAGT
The Engraulis encrasicolus isolate BLACKSEA-1 chromosome 20, IST_EnEncr_1.0, whole genome shotgun sequence genome window above contains:
- the cers2a gene encoding ceramide synthase 2a; its protein translation is MLQGLRAWFWQDWIWFPAGLGWADLQNKDGKVFGQIEDLWVTVPIALCFLVIRQVFEWKVATPLASLLGVREKSRVEASHNPLLESYFRSTSKHPAQTAVVSLSKQNGCSERQVQRWFRRRRNQERPNKLKKFREASWRFTFYLLAFFAGLGVLIDKPWFYEKEEMWKDFPKMPLIESQYWYYMIELGFYLSLLFSVASDVKRKDFKEQIVHHVATILLISFSWVVNYIRAGTMIMLIHDASDYLLESAKMFNYAGWRNTCNYIFIVFAMVFFITRLILFPFWIMHATVVYPLAIYPTFFGYYFFNGLLMVLQCLHIFWFLLILRMAIKFLPGNNIVEDERSDRDETDDSEEEDEKEEKKTKNGPVQNGHSPLNNNHRKMD